CTCTTCGTCAAGCGCGTCGTCAAGATCGCCAAGTCCGCATAAACGCGACAGGCAACAGGAGAAACAGCATGCAACGCCTGACCCGCGATCAGATGGCCGCCCGCGTGGCCAAAGACATTCCCGAAGGTGCCGTGGTCAATCTCGGCATCGGACTGCCGACGCTCGTCGGCAACCACCTGCCGGCAGACAAGGAAATCCTGCTGCACAGCGAGAACGGCCTGCTCGGCATGGGCCCCGCGCCCGCTGCCGGTGAAGAAGACGGCGACCTGATCAACGCCGGCAAGCAGCCGGTGACGATCAAGCCGGGCGGCTCGTACTTCCACCACGCCGATTCGTTCGCGATGATGCGCGGCGGCCACCTCGACTTCTGCGTGCTGGGCGCGTTCCAGGTGTCGGAGAAGGGCGACCTGGCCAACTGGCACACCGGCGCACCCGGCGCCATCCCCGCCGTGGGCGGCGCGATGGACCTGGCGATCGGCGCCAAGCAGGTGTTCGTGATGATGGAACACCAGACCAAGCAGGGCGAAAGCAAGGTCGTGCCGCAGTGCACTTATCCGCTGACCGGCATCGGTTGCGTGACGCGCATCTACACTGACCTTGCCACCCTCGACGTGACCGCCGACGGTCTGGTCGCGCGCGACCTGGTGGAAGGGCTGAGCTTCGAAGAACTGCAGCGCCTGACCGGCGTGCCCCTGAAGCAGGCCTGAGCGCCGGCATCGCCACCGCATCCGTACCGCACCGATACCAACCAGACGAGAGAGACACACCATGACCGAAGCCTTTATCTGCGACGCCATCCGCACGCCCATCGGCCGCTACGGCGGCAGCCTGTCCGCCGTGCGCGCGGACGACCTTGGCGCGGTGCCGCTGAAGGCGCTGATGGCCCGCAATCCCAATGTGGACTGGAAGGCCATCGACGACGTGATCTACGGCAACGCCAACCAGGCCGGCGAAGACAACCGCAACGTGGCGCGCATGTCGTCGCTGCTGGCGGGCCTGCCGCAGGACGTGCCGGGCGCGACCATCAACCGCCTGTGCGGCTCCGGCATGGATGCCACCGGCACCGCCGCGCGCGCCATCAAGGCGGGCGAAGCGCAACTGATGATCGCCGGCGGCGTGGAAAGCATGAGCCGCGCCCCGTTCGTGATGGGCAAGGCCACCAGCGCCTTCTCGCGCGATGCGCAGATCTTCGACACCACCATCGGCTGGCGCTTTGTCAACCCGGCCATGCGCGCGGCCTACGGCGTGGACTCGATGCCCGAGACCGCCGAGAACGTCGCCACCGACTACAAGATCAGCCGCGAAGACCAGGACCTGATGGCGCTGCGCAGCCAGGAGAAGGCTTCGCGCGCGCAGGCCGACGGCACGCTGGCGCAGGAAATCACCGCGGTCACCATCGCCCAGAAGAAGGGCGACCCGATCGTGGTCGAGCGCGACGAGCACCCGCGCGCCACCAGCATGGAATCGCTGGCCAAGCTGCGCGGCGTGGTCCGCCCTGACGGCACCGTCACCGCCGGCAACGCCTCGGGCGTGAACGACGGCGCCTGCGCGATCCTGCTGGCGAGCGAAGCCGGCATCAAGCAACACGGCCTGACCCCGCGTGCGCGCATCGTCGGCATGGCCACCGCAGGCGTGGCCCCGCGCGTGATGGGCATCGGCCCGGCACCGGCGACGCAGAAGCTGCTCAGGCAACTGGGCATGACGCTGGACCAGATCGACGTGATCGAGCTGAACGAAGCATTCGCCGCGCAAGGCCTGGCCGTGCTGCGTGAACTGGGCGTGGCCGACGACGACAAGCGCGTCAACCCGAACGGCGGCGCGATCGCGCTGGGCCACCCGCTGGGCATGAGCGGCGCGCGCCTGGTCACCACCGCGATGTACCAGCTGCACCGCACCGGCGGCCGCTTTGCGCTGTGCACGATGTGCATCGGCGTGGGCCAGGGCATCGCCATGGTGATCGAGCGCGTTTAACAGCAGAACGGCAAGGCGCCCTCTCGCACCAGGCGAGAGGGCGTTTGCCTGCGGTAGTCTTGAAAGTGAGTCAAAGATGTCCCTCCCCGTAGCCACCCTCGTCACCGGCGGCAGTTCCGGCATCGGCCGTGCCA
This genomic window from Cupriavidus sp. P-10 contains:
- a CDS encoding 3-oxoacid CoA-transferase subunit B, which translates into the protein MQRLTRDQMAARVAKDIPEGAVVNLGIGLPTLVGNHLPADKEILLHSENGLLGMGPAPAAGEEDGDLINAGKQPVTIKPGGSYFHHADSFAMMRGGHLDFCVLGAFQVSEKGDLANWHTGAPGAIPAVGGAMDLAIGAKQVFVMMEHQTKQGESKVVPQCTYPLTGIGCVTRIYTDLATLDVTADGLVARDLVEGLSFEELQRLTGVPLKQA
- the pcaF gene encoding 3-oxoadipyl-CoA thiolase is translated as MTEAFICDAIRTPIGRYGGSLSAVRADDLGAVPLKALMARNPNVDWKAIDDVIYGNANQAGEDNRNVARMSSLLAGLPQDVPGATINRLCGSGMDATGTAARAIKAGEAQLMIAGGVESMSRAPFVMGKATSAFSRDAQIFDTTIGWRFVNPAMRAAYGVDSMPETAENVATDYKISREDQDLMALRSQEKASRAQADGTLAQEITAVTIAQKKGDPIVVERDEHPRATSMESLAKLRGVVRPDGTVTAGNASGVNDGACAILLASEAGIKQHGLTPRARIVGMATAGVAPRVMGIGPAPATQKLLRQLGMTLDQIDVIELNEAFAAQGLAVLRELGVADDDKRVNPNGGAIALGHPLGMSGARLVTTAMYQLHRTGGRFALCTMCIGVGQGIAMVIERV